In one Candidatus Binatia bacterium genomic region, the following are encoded:
- a CDS encoding O-acetylhomoserine aminocarboxypropyltransferase/cysteine synthase family protein — translation MNDEREFGFATRALHAGTPPDPATGSRVVPIYQTAAYVFGSTEQAAELFALRGYGHIYSRISNPTVAAFEERMASLERGLGAIAFSSGLAAQLCTVLSLAQAGDHIVCTQNVYGGTVTQLTVTIKRMGIETTFVPVDDIAAMRDAIRSETKLLFVETIGNPSGTVANLRAAAELAHAAGIPLVVDNTFATPYFCRPIEQGADVVVHSATKFINGHGTSIGGVLVESGKFPWSNGRFPLLSEPSPGYHQKVFTETFGEYAFLMRARAEVLRDVGAAMAPFDAWLLLLGLETLPLRMERHVANAREVVAFLKARPEIAWVREPQMGSIFTIGLRSGREGARRFIDALELWSHLANVGDSKSLVIHPASTTHSQLSDEELRRAGVEPESVRLSVGLEDVADLLWDLGNALDAAGAG, via the coding sequence CGACGAGCGGGAATTCGGCTTCGCGACGCGCGCTCTCCACGCCGGCACTCCTCCGGACCCGGCAACCGGCTCGCGCGTCGTGCCGATCTATCAAACGGCCGCGTACGTCTTCGGCTCGACCGAGCAGGCGGCGGAGCTCTTCGCGCTGCGCGGCTACGGGCATATCTATAGCCGCATCAGCAACCCAACCGTCGCCGCGTTCGAGGAGCGCATGGCGAGCCTCGAACGGGGCCTCGGCGCGATCGCATTCTCGAGCGGTTTGGCCGCACAGCTTTGCACCGTGCTCTCGCTCGCGCAGGCCGGCGACCACATCGTCTGCACGCAGAACGTTTACGGCGGAACCGTGACCCAGCTCACGGTCACGATCAAGCGCATGGGGATCGAGACGACGTTCGTTCCCGTCGACGATATTGCGGCGATGCGCGACGCCATTCGTTCGGAGACGAAGCTTCTTTTTGTCGAGACGATCGGCAACCCGTCGGGCACGGTCGCGAACCTGCGGGCCGCCGCCGAGCTCGCGCACGCCGCGGGCATACCGCTGGTCGTAGATAACACGTTCGCGACACCGTACTTCTGCCGTCCGATCGAGCAGGGCGCCGACGTCGTCGTCCACTCGGCGACGAAATTCATCAACGGCCACGGAACGTCGATCGGCGGCGTGCTCGTCGAGTCGGGGAAATTCCCCTGGTCGAACGGCCGGTTTCCGCTCCTCTCCGAGCCGAGCCCCGGCTACCATCAGAAGGTATTCACGGAGACGTTCGGCGAGTACGCCTTTCTCATGCGGGCGCGAGCCGAGGTTCTGCGCGACGTCGGCGCGGCGATGGCGCCGTTCGATGCGTGGCTGCTCCTGCTCGGACTCGAGACGCTCCCGCTCCGCATGGAGCGCCACGTCGCGAACGCTCGCGAGGTCGTGGCGTTTCTGAAGGCGCGCCCCGAGATCGCGTGGGTGCGCGAGCCGCAGATGGGATCGATCTTCACGATCGGCCTGCGCTCCGGACGCGAAGGCGCGCGACGCTTCATCGACGCGCTCGAGCTCTGGAGCCACCTCGCCAACGTCGGCGACTCGAAGAGTCTCGTGATTCATCCCGCATCCACGACGCACTCGCAGCTCTCCGACGAGGAGTTGCGGAGAGCCGGCGTCGAGCCGGAGTCCGTCCGCCTATCGGTCGGCCTCGAAGACGTC